From the genome of Populus trichocarpa isolate Nisqually-1 chromosome 15, P.trichocarpa_v4.1, whole genome shotgun sequence, one region includes:
- the LOC18105469 gene encoding uncharacterized protein LOC18105469 isoform X1, whose product MGRAILDYTLVPLGLVTMVAYHIWLLYRIMKHPTKTVIGINAINRRFWVRAMMEDVSKNGVLAVQTLRNNIMASTVLASTAIMLSSLIAVLMTSGSGDKSARNFVFGDRSELGLSIKFFSILVCFLVAFLLNVQSIRYYSHASILINVPFKKMCPNHRHQHLSTEYVARSVNRGSYFWSLGLRAFYFSFPLFLWIFGPIPMFLSCVFLVSMLYFLDVTLGTGWADGDEDDDVGHKNVGSQSQV is encoded by the exons ATGGGGAGAGCAATTCTCGATTACACACTGGTTCCTTTGGGACTTGTTACGATGGTGGCATACCACATATGGCTTCTTTATCGAATCATGAAGCACCCCACCAAGACTGTCATTGGCATCAATGCTATCAATCGCCGCTTCTGGGTTCGAGCCATGATGGAG GACGTGTCCAAGAATGGAGTTCTCGCAGTGCAGACGCTGAGAAACAATATAATGGCATCCACCGTCTTGGCATCAACAGCCATCATGCTCAGCTCCCTTATTGCCGTTCTCATGACAAGCGGCAGCGGGGACAAGTCAGCCAGGAATTTTGTGTTTGGGGACAGGAGTGAGTTAGGGTTGTCCATCAAGTTCTTCTCAATACTGGTGTGCTTCCTGGTGGCATTCTTGTTGAATGTGCAGTCAATCAGGTACTACAGCCATGCAAGTATCCTCATCAACGTGCCCTTCAAGAAGATGTGCCCTAATCATCGCCATCAGCATCTCAGCACCGAGTATGTGGCTAGGTCCGTGAACAGGGGTAGCTATTTCTGGTCATTAGGGCTGCGTGCCTTTTATTTCTCGTTCCCACTCTTTTTGTGGATCTTTGGGCCCATTCCAATGTTTTTGTCATGCGTTTTCCTGGTTTCCATGCTCTATTTCCTGGATGTCACCTTGGGAACTGGGTGGGCTGATGGTGACGAGGACGACGATGTCGGCCACAAGAACGTGGGGTCCCAAAGTCAAGTTTGA
- the LOC7464462 gene encoding probable ribonuclease P/MRP protein subunit POP5 isoform X1 — MVGFKNRYMVMEVFLDPNRDLGVDDPIIITQYNVSKAIKDSILVNFGECGLASSLGSFQVKYVNPITKLCIIRTSREEYQKVWSAITMVRRIGNCPVLFNLLDLSGIGTFTQLFSLILLVLVVLGSIKACKVAALKCDEMKFEHYKLAAGAPLSTDVNQHMQNCLEKIKILEH, encoded by the exons ATGGTGGGATTTAAGAATCGGTACATGGTAATGGAAGttttcttggatccaaatcgaGATCTTGGAGTGGATGATCCTATTATAATAACACAATATAATGTTTCAAAAGCGATTAAAGACAGTATTCTCGTAAACTTTGGGGAGTGTGGTTTGGCTTCATCCCTTGGATCGTTCCAAG TCAAGTATGTGAATCCGATTACCAAGCTATGTATCATCAGAACCTCACGAGAGGAGTACCAAAAGGTCTGGTCTGCAATTACCATGGTTAGGCGCATTGGTAACTGCCCAGTTCTATTCAACCTGCTAGATCTAAGTG GCATTGGAACTTTTACTCagcttttctctttaattttgctTGTCCTTGTTGTTCTAGGAAGTATCAAGGCCTGTAAAGTTGCTGCCTTGAAGTGTGATGAAATGAAATTTGAGCACTACAAACTTGCAGCTGGAGCACCTCTCTCTACTGATGTTAATCAGCACATGCAAAACTGTCTTGAAAAGATCAAGATTTTGGAGCACTGA
- the LOC7464462 gene encoding probable ribonuclease P/MRP protein subunit POP5 isoform X2: MVGFKNRYMVMEVFLDPNRDLGVDDPIIITQYNVSKAIKDSILVNFGECGLASSLGSFQVKYVNPITKLCIIRTSREEYQKVWSAITMVRRIGNCPVLFNLLDLSGSIKACKVAALKCDEMKFEHYKLAAGAPLSTDVNQHMQNCLEKIKILEH; this comes from the exons ATGGTGGGATTTAAGAATCGGTACATGGTAATGGAAGttttcttggatccaaatcgaGATCTTGGAGTGGATGATCCTATTATAATAACACAATATAATGTTTCAAAAGCGATTAAAGACAGTATTCTCGTAAACTTTGGGGAGTGTGGTTTGGCTTCATCCCTTGGATCGTTCCAAG TCAAGTATGTGAATCCGATTACCAAGCTATGTATCATCAGAACCTCACGAGAGGAGTACCAAAAGGTCTGGTCTGCAATTACCATGGTTAGGCGCATTGGTAACTGCCCAGTTCTATTCAACCTGCTAGATCTAAGTG GAAGTATCAAGGCCTGTAAAGTTGCTGCCTTGAAGTGTGATGAAATGAAATTTGAGCACTACAAACTTGCAGCTGGAGCACCTCTCTCTACTGATGTTAATCAGCACATGCAAAACTGTCTTGAAAAGATCAAGATTTTGGAGCACTGA